The following are from one region of the Halodesulfurarchaeum sp. HSR-GB genome:
- a CDS encoding TrkH family potassium uptake protein — protein sequence MVKFLSISMLVPIFVGVVYGEDIWVFLVSMALTAAAGFALERLDPEPDLGPREALLLVSLAWTTASIFGAVPFLLAGIGTESTIGLSLSSPGAAFSSVVNALFESTSGFTTTGATVLGEISLERHSHAVLIWRQLIQWLGGMGIIVLMIAILPELAVNGAQLMQSEAPGPDLQKLTPRIAETARALWILYFGFTVVLVALLFGLHLAGYAPNMNLFNAVAHGFTTLPTGGFSPQADSIAAFSAAVQWAIIPFMVVAGTNFALFWHVLKGEAEQLYRNSEFRAYTGMIAVVTAILAVVLFRGAAPVLEIGGATEGLTEPSLRHAAFQIGSLLNSTGYANANFAEWSSAGQMILFFAMFIGGSAGSTGGGVKVVRWLVVLKTIRRELYTTGHPEVIEPVRLAGNVVDEDAIRGIMTFTILYLVLFAVAAVFFSLDTARIGIDLTVLEALSASLATLGNIGPGFGRLGPFGSYLFFPDTSKLLMTGLMWLGRLEIVPVLAIFVTGLRDR from the coding sequence ATGGTGAAGTTCCTCTCGATCTCGATGCTGGTGCCGATCTTCGTGGGTGTGGTTTATGGGGAGGACATCTGGGTGTTTCTCGTCTCGATGGCGCTGACCGCCGCCGCCGGCTTCGCCCTCGAACGGCTCGATCCCGAACCGGACCTCGGGCCACGGGAGGCCCTGTTGTTGGTCTCGCTGGCCTGGACCACCGCGTCGATCTTCGGTGCGGTTCCGTTTCTCCTCGCGGGGATCGGCACCGAGTCGACGATCGGCCTCTCGCTCTCGTCTCCGGGTGCGGCCTTCAGTTCGGTCGTCAACGCGCTGTTCGAATCGACGAGCGGATTCACCACCACTGGCGCGACCGTGCTCGGAGAGATTAGTCTGGAGCGTCACTCCCATGCGGTACTGATCTGGCGACAGCTCATCCAGTGGCTCGGCGGCATGGGAATCATCGTGTTGATGATCGCCATCCTGCCGGAACTCGCGGTCAACGGGGCCCAGTTGATGCAGTCGGAAGCACCGGGCCCGGACCTCCAGAAGCTCACCCCACGGATCGCCGAGACGGCCCGCGCACTCTGGATCCTCTACTTCGGGTTCACCGTCGTCCTCGTCGCCCTGCTTTTCGGCCTCCATCTGGCCGGGTACGCGCCGAACATGAACCTCTTCAACGCCGTCGCCCACGGGTTCACCACGCTCCCGACCGGCGGATTCTCCCCGCAAGCCGACAGCATCGCCGCGTTCTCGGCGGCCGTCCAGTGGGCCATCATTCCCTTCATGGTCGTGGCCGGGACCAACTTCGCCCTGTTCTGGCACGTGCTGAAAGGGGAGGCCGAACAGCTGTACCGGAACTCGGAGTTCCGGGCCTACACGGGGATGATCGCGGTAGTCACTGCGATCCTGGCCGTCGTGTTGTTCCGTGGGGCCGCCCCCGTGCTCGAAATCGGCGGGGCGACCGAGGGCCTCACGGAGCCCTCACTTCGACACGCCGCGTTCCAGATCGGCTCGCTTTTGAACTCGACTGGCTACGCGAACGCGAACTTCGCGGAGTGGAGTTCGGCCGGCCAGATGATCCTCTTCTTCGCGATGTTCATCGGGGGCTCAGCCGGCTCGACCGGCGGTGGGGTCAAGGTGGTTCGCTGGCTCGTCGTGCTCAAGACCATCCGCCGGGAGCTTTACACGACGGGCCACCCCGAGGTCATCGAGCCGGTTCGACTGGCCGGGAACGTCGTCGACGAGGACGCGATCCGCGGCATCATGACCTTCACTATCCTCTATCTGGTGCTGTTTGCGGTCGCGGCGGTCTTCTTCAGTCTGGACACCGCTCGAATCGGCATCGACCTGACCGTTCTCGAAGCGCTCAGCGCCTCGCTCGCGACACTCGGGAACATCGGGCCGGGATTCGGTCGACTCGGACCCTTCGGGAGTTACCTCTTCTTCCCGGATACCTCGAAGCTCCTCATGACCGGGCTGATGTGGCTGGGCCGGCTCGAAATCGTCCCGGTGCTCGCGATCTTCGTGACCGGACTCCGCGACCGGTGA
- a CDS encoding adenylate kinase translates to MSDPRVLILGAPGAGKGTQADRLTAAFDLEHITTGDALRANKDMETEYGTPREFMDAGELVPDPVVNEIVEAAIDEADGFVLDGYPRNESQVEYLEDITELDVVLYLDVAESELIDRLTGRRVCSECGRSYHVKYDPPTEEGVCDECGGELYQRDDDTEETARERIRVYEENTAAVVEHFRETGDLVEIDGEQDPEGVFEDIEAAVEAHTDAE, encoded by the coding sequence ATGTCCGATCCACGCGTGCTGATTTTGGGCGCACCGGGTGCCGGCAAAGGGACACAGGCCGATCGACTCACGGCGGCCTTCGACCTCGAGCACATCACGACCGGTGACGCCCTCCGGGCGAACAAGGACATGGAGACCGAGTATGGCACCCCGCGGGAGTTCATGGACGCCGGGGAGCTCGTTCCGGATCCGGTGGTCAACGAGATCGTCGAGGCCGCGATCGACGAGGCCGACGGCTTCGTGCTCGACGGCTACCCCCGGAACGAGTCACAGGTCGAGTACCTGGAGGACATTACCGAACTGGACGTGGTCCTCTACCTCGACGTCGCCGAATCCGAACTCATCGACCGGCTGACGGGCCGACGAGTGTGTTCGGAGTGTGGCCGATCCTACCACGTGAAGTACGATCCGCCCACAGAGGAAGGGGTCTGTGATGAGTGTGGCGGCGAACTCTACCAGCGGGACGACGACACCGAGGAGACAGCCCGCGAGCGGATCCGGGTCTACGAGGAGAACACCGCAGCCGTCGTCGAGCACTTCCGGGAGACCGGGGACCTGGTCGAAATCGACGGCGAGCAGGACCCAGAGGGCGTCTTCGAGGACATCGAGGCGGCCGTCGAGGCCCACACGGACGCGGAGTAA
- a CDS encoding DUF106 domain-containing protein — protein sequence MNRTAEKVADLVRENPEFESVLSELLDREDELRWRDVKDDMTSGQWGRLLQKDILVEGEDGFQFADREAVEEALGRTDEMEFETDVDVDDSESSWSTYDKAAAVGALGMFAGYSVGSVRSAVGNVLDVFLGPLDSALPFFAVIMVLAVVTGLYSSILQNALMDTEKMGAYQEKMKEIQERQKAAKERGDDEAVERIREEQMDAMGDQLGMFKEQLRPMVWIMVITIPVFLWMYWKIRPPAHINPAEASMVMPMVGEVELAAGVVGPLQAWILWYILNSIGFSQIIRKALNIQTSPS from the coding sequence ATGAACCGAACCGCGGAGAAGGTAGCGGACCTCGTCCGTGAAAATCCGGAGTTCGAGTCAGTCCTCTCCGAGTTGCTGGATCGGGAGGACGAACTCCGCTGGCGGGACGTGAAAGACGACATGACGAGCGGCCAGTGGGGCCGCCTGCTCCAGAAGGACATCCTCGTCGAGGGCGAGGACGGGTTCCAGTTCGCGGACCGGGAGGCCGTCGAGGAAGCCCTGGGCCGGACCGACGAGATGGAGTTCGAAACCGACGTGGACGTCGATGATTCGGAATCCTCCTGGAGCACCTACGACAAGGCCGCGGCGGTCGGTGCGCTTGGCATGTTCGCCGGCTACTCGGTCGGTTCCGTCCGGTCGGCCGTCGGCAACGTACTTGACGTGTTCCTCGGCCCGCTCGACAGTGCGCTGCCGTTTTTCGCGGTCATCATGGTCCTGGCGGTCGTCACCGGACTGTACTCCTCGATCCTCCAGAACGCCCTGATGGACACCGAGAAGATGGGGGCCTATCAGGAGAAGATGAAGGAGATCCAGGAGCGCCAGAAGGCCGCCAAGGAGCGTGGTGACGACGAGGCAGTCGAGCGCATCCGTGAGGAGCAGATGGACGCGATGGGCGATCAGCTGGGTATGTTCAAGGAACAGTTGCGGCCGATGGTGTGGATCATGGTCATCACCATCCCCGTGTTCCTCTGGATGTACTGGAAGATCCGCCCGCCGGCCCACATCAATCCCGCCGAGGCGTCGATGGTCATGCCCATGGTCGGGGAGGTGGAACTGGCCGCCGGTGTGGTGGGACCGCTCCAGGCGTGGATCCTCTGGTATATCCTCAACTCGATTGGCTTCTCCCAGATCATCCGGAAGGCCCTGAACATCCAGACCTCCCCGTCGTAG
- the cmk gene encoding (d)CMP kinase: protein MLITISGPIGSGKSTVATALAEARDFDHVSGGDIFRELAAERGYTPLEFNKLAEEDDQIDRDLDRRLREIAAERDDLVLESRLAGWMAGEHADLKFWFDAPEKIRAARVADREDRDFETALSELRARGESEAKRYQAYYGIDFTDHSIYDLSMNTARWDPEAVLAILETAIDAYDEATDEGAVPVTDVDYEF from the coding sequence ATGTTGATCACCATCTCCGGCCCGATCGGGAGCGGCAAGTCGACCGTGGCGACTGCCCTCGCCGAAGCACGGGATTTCGATCACGTCTCCGGTGGTGACATCTTTCGCGAGTTGGCCGCCGAGCGTGGGTACACGCCCCTGGAGTTCAACAAACTCGCCGAGGAGGACGACCAGATCGACCGCGATCTGGACCGCCGGCTCCGCGAGATCGCCGCCGAGCGGGACGACCTGGTTCTCGAATCGCGACTGGCCGGCTGGATGGCCGGCGAGCACGCCGATCTGAAGTTCTGGTTCGACGCCCCCGAGAAGATCCGGGCCGCCCGGGTCGCCGACCGCGAGGACCGGGACTTCGAGACCGCTCTCTCGGAGTTGCGGGCCAGAGGCGAGAGCGAGGCAAAACGCTACCAGGCCTATTACGGAATCGATTTCACCGACCACTCGATCTACGACCTGTCGATGAACACCGCCCGCTGGGACCCCGAGGCCGTCCTCGCGATCCTCGAGACGGCCATCGACGCCTACGACGAGGCCACGGACGAGGGGGCGGTCCCGGTCACGGACGTCGACTATGAGTTCTGA
- a CDS encoding RNA-guided pseudouridylation complex pseudouridine synthase subunit Cbf5: MSSDRPGLRGPPAERDPQSLLEFGVINLDKPPGPSAHQVSAWIKDLTDLDRAAHAGTLDPKVTGVLPVLLGNATRLVPALLEGTKEYVAVLELHASPPADLAATIAKFEGEIYQKPPRKSAVARRLRTRRVHDLEVLEVEDRQALIRMDVESGTYVRKLCHDIGLALGTGAHMGDLRRTATTPFDDTTLVTLHDLADALARYEESGQEDWLREVVHPAERALTHIPEVVIAPSAAAEVAHGAPVYAPGVIEGPAEPPSGLVVCKTPNGAAVCLGRQVGDPEAESGVVVELEAVLV; encoded by the coding sequence ATGAGTTCTGACCGGCCCGGCCTTCGCGGGCCGCCCGCGGAGCGGGACCCTCAGTCACTCCTGGAGTTCGGCGTCATCAACCTCGACAAGCCACCCGGCCCCTCGGCCCATCAGGTCTCGGCCTGGATCAAGGACCTCACCGACCTGGACCGGGCCGCCCACGCCGGGACCCTCGATCCCAAGGTCACGGGCGTCCTGCCGGTCCTCCTGGGGAACGCGACTCGCCTGGTGCCGGCGCTTCTCGAAGGAACGAAAGAGTACGTCGCGGTTCTGGAACTCCACGCGAGCCCACCCGCGGACCTCGCGGCGACGATCGCCAAATTCGAGGGCGAGATCTACCAGAAGCCGCCCCGGAAGAGCGCTGTCGCCCGACGGCTTCGGACCCGCCGGGTCCACGACCTCGAAGTTCTGGAGGTCGAGGACCGCCAGGCCCTCATTCGCATGGACGTCGAGAGCGGGACCTACGTCCGAAAGCTCTGTCACGACATCGGGTTGGCACTGGGGACCGGTGCACACATGGGCGATCTGCGTCGGACGGCGACCACGCCCTTCGACGACACTACCCTCGTCACGCTGCACGATCTGGCCGATGCCCTGGCCCGGTACGAGGAGTCGGGCCAGGAGGACTGGCTCCGGGAGGTAGTTCACCCGGCCGAGCGGGCGCTGACCCACATTCCGGAGGTCGTCATCGCCCCGAGTGCGGCCGCAGAAGTGGCCCACGGCGCGCCGGTGTACGCGCCGGGAGTGATCGAGGGGCCGGCCGAACCGCCCTCGGGATTGGTCGTCTGCAAAACCCCGAACGGCGCGGCCGTCTGTCTGGGCCGGCAGGTCGGTGATCCCGAGGCGGAGTCGGGGGTCGTCGTCGAGCTCGAAGCGGTCCTGGTCTGA
- a CDS encoding anion permease produces MSSVIGIVSVALVASLFMSFTVGANSNSAPIAPAVGANALSTLRGALLVGLVAGLGAIAQGGSISETIGHGLVTGVTITPLAATATLLTAATLITIGNSRGYPIPSAFTVTGAAIGAGVALGGGFAAGTYAKILGFWFAIPVVEGILAYGLAWLLLDDRVSDELSIPLLAGGVGYALANIQLSFLPAPQSEQGSLAGVITRQFDVTLTAVGEAGVVIVGTVIGLLTVAVVYWQLRRDVTTGINRMLVALALVVVFTSGGSQVGLATGPLESVFESSLGLPSLYLLGLGGLGILLGGWFRSPRLIQAVAREYAALGPKRSIAAFIPAFLIAQAAIALGYPISFNKVMISSIVGAGLVSGSSKSAGVSATKTGYTVGAWIASMIGGGALSYALYHALAALPGLG; encoded by the coding sequence ATGTCCTCAGTAATCGGGATCGTCTCTGTCGCGCTCGTTGCATCGCTTTTTATGTCCTTCACCGTCGGGGCAAACAGCAACTCTGCTCCGATCGCGCCAGCCGTCGGGGCAAATGCGTTGTCGACGCTTCGAGGAGCACTATTGGTCGGCCTCGTCGCCGGTCTCGGTGCCATTGCACAGGGTGGCAGTATCTCGGAGACAATCGGCCACGGGCTGGTGACCGGCGTGACGATTACCCCACTGGCCGCCACAGCGACGCTGCTCACGGCAGCCACACTCATCACCATCGGGAACTCACGGGGCTACCCTATCCCCTCCGCGTTCACGGTGACGGGAGCGGCAATTGGTGCGGGTGTCGCGCTGGGCGGGGGTTTTGCAGCTGGGACGTACGCCAAAATTCTGGGTTTCTGGTTTGCGATTCCGGTCGTCGAGGGCATCCTCGCGTACGGTCTCGCGTGGCTGTTGCTAGACGATCGGGTCTCAGATGAGTTGAGTATTCCGCTGCTCGCCGGCGGCGTCGGCTACGCACTTGCCAACATCCAATTGTCGTTTCTCCCGGCTCCCCAGAGCGAGCAAGGGTCGCTCGCGGGCGTCATCACCCGCCAGTTCGACGTCACATTGACAGCAGTTGGCGAAGCCGGGGTCGTCATTGTCGGGACCGTGATCGGTCTTCTCACGGTCGCAGTGGTCTACTGGCAACTCCGGCGTGATGTCACGACCGGCATCAACCGGATGCTGGTCGCACTTGCCCTCGTCGTTGTGTTCACCAGCGGCGGATCGCAGGTCGGTCTCGCCACCGGACCGCTGGAATCCGTCTTCGAATCCTCGCTCGGTCTCCCCTCATTATACTTGCTGGGACTTGGGGGCCTCGGAATTCTCCTCGGTGGCTGGTTCCGGTCACCGCGTCTTATTCAGGCCGTGGCCCGGGAGTACGCCGCACTCGGCCCAAAACGCTCGATCGCCGCGTTCATTCCCGCGTTTCTCATCGCTCAGGCTGCGATCGCGCTGGGCTATCCCATCTCGTTCAACAAGGTGATGATTTCCAGTATCGTCGGGGCTGGACTGGTCAGTGGGTCCTCGAAATCTGCGGGGGTGTCCGCCACGAAGACAGGGTACACGGTCGGGGCGTGGATCGCCTCGATGATCGGTGGTGGCGCGCTCAGTTACGCGCTCTATCACGCGCTCGCTGCACTGCCAGGACTGGGATAG
- a CDS encoding PAS domain-containing protein, producing the protein MQTFSVARELLGAALDTLPSNVAILDAEGEILWTNASWQEFGVENDIELAPDTVGVNYLDATAAGEDEYALAAHAGLDELLQGQRTEFELEYPCHSPDEKRWFLLRASAFTIGGDRYAIVAHVDITDRVLEEQTTAQYKLAIEGAGEAIAAVDEDYRLLFANEAYRNTHYLGPSVTGMHLSDVLGPQDFETIEPYVELAMAGQEVAYRMTRTRSGKPDRVFDIRYYPLGGEGFGPEGVVATMRDVSKQVEREQHLLSLDRLLRHNLRNDLTVIRGYAAMIADRGDAEIASLTGPITDAADRLLAEAEKERQILAVLSGPPEQTTVDLQEMVERVIEDCNEDQPNVTIIVAIPEDLEVTTIRSVEQAIRELIENAIVHNPADEPMVRITAERADDRATVMIGDDGPGIPTEERIVVTECREIDPLVHSSGMGLWMVKRIVTRAGGTLQFGDSDLGGSCVTMTIEPKETVDSGSP; encoded by the coding sequence ATGCAAACTTTCTCGGTCGCCCGAGAACTACTCGGCGCAGCACTGGACACGCTGCCGTCGAACGTCGCAATTCTCGACGCCGAGGGAGAGATCCTGTGGACGAACGCCTCGTGGCAGGAGTTCGGCGTCGAAAACGACATCGAACTCGCACCCGATACCGTCGGGGTCAACTACCTCGATGCGACGGCGGCGGGCGAGGACGAGTACGCGCTAGCGGCCCACGCCGGGCTCGACGAACTCCTCCAGGGCCAGCGAACCGAATTCGAACTGGAGTACCCGTGTCACTCGCCGGACGAGAAGCGGTGGTTCCTGCTCCGGGCCTCGGCGTTCACCATCGGCGGGGATCGCTATGCCATCGTAGCCCACGTCGACATCACGGACCGGGTGCTCGAAGAACAAACTACGGCCCAGTACAAACTCGCCATCGAGGGGGCTGGCGAGGCCATCGCCGCCGTCGACGAGGACTACAGATTGCTCTTTGCCAACGAGGCCTACCGGAACACCCACTACCTCGGCCCGTCGGTGACCGGGATGCACCTTTCGGACGTTCTCGGCCCGCAGGACTTCGAGACCATCGAGCCCTACGTCGAACTCGCCATGGCGGGCCAGGAGGTGGCCTACCGGATGACCAGAACCCGCTCGGGCAAGCCGGACCGCGTCTTCGACATCAGGTACTACCCGCTCGGGGGCGAGGGATTCGGTCCCGAGGGGGTCGTCGCGACCATGCGGGACGTCTCGAAGCAAGTCGAGCGCGAACAGCACCTCCTCTCGCTCGATCGGCTCCTCCGGCACAACCTGCGAAACGACCTCACCGTCATCCGGGGATACGCGGCGATGATCGCCGATCGTGGCGACGCCGAAATCGCCTCGCTGACCGGGCCGATCACCGACGCCGCCGACCGGTTGCTTGCCGAGGCCGAGAAAGAACGGCAGATCCTCGCGGTGCTCTCCGGGCCACCCGAACAGACGACAGTGGACCTTCAGGAGATGGTTGAGCGCGTTATCGAGGACTGCAACGAGGACCAGCCGAACGTGACGATCATCGTCGCGATCCCCGAAGATCTGGAAGTCACGACGATTCGGTCGGTCGAACAGGCGATCCGGGAGTTGATCGAGAACGCCATCGTCCACAACCCGGCCGACGAGCCGATGGTCCGGATCACCGCGGAACGAGCGGACGACCGGGCAACGGTCATGATCGGCGACGATGGGCCCGGCATCCCGACAGAGGAGCGGATCGTCGTCACCGAATGCCGAGAGATCGACCCGCTCGTTCACAGCAGCGGGATGGGACTCTGGATGGTCAAGCGAATCGTCACGCGGGCTGGCGGAACCCTGCAATTCGGCGATTCGGACCTGGGCGGGAGTTGTGTAACGATGACGATCGAGCCGAAAGAGACAGTCGATTCTGGTTCGCCATAG
- a CDS encoding globin-coupled sensor protein, with the protein MVDHSAQFGQGGLNAHVDPDALLEDIGLDREEIAWRKDFVDFDEADVQRLKRYQSVFEEHKEDIAEMFYENITAHEETTEVIGRSPKGIEQLKKTQEAYLVSLASGEYGEDYFRNRARIGKLHDLLEMPMKQYIGQYGVYYNLLVPLVTDRIQDRVETAVQEELPDEVDDEAVNAAIEAANGAVEEGVNELHSILKLIDLDMQVVADTYIHSYTETLDETIERQRSVATEVQSAIDELAAAADTVAGSTNEISGLADDQRDNMDQIAGEVSNLSATIEEVASSANTVASQSQDAKEMAETGQETGEHAREVMEAVNEASEQVQRDVSELQRTVEEIDEIVTVINDIADQTNLLALNANIEAARAGEAGSGFAVVADEVKSLAEESQQQAGEIESMIEDIRANTNETVDSLESTREQIQQGVAEVDESIDMLDEIATLVSDTVAGIEEVSAATDEQAASAEEIAAMVDQAREKADDVATETEDVAASTEEQAASVQEIQDSVSRLEAEGE; encoded by the coding sequence ATGGTCGATCATTCGGCGCAGTTCGGGCAGGGTGGATTGAACGCCCACGTCGACCCGGACGCGTTGCTCGAGGATATCGGACTGGATCGCGAGGAAATCGCCTGGCGAAAGGACTTCGTGGACTTCGACGAGGCCGACGTACAGCGACTAAAGCGCTATCAGTCGGTCTTCGAGGAACACAAAGAAGACATCGCGGAGATGTTCTACGAGAACATCACCGCCCACGAAGAGACCACCGAGGTCATCGGTCGCTCGCCGAAGGGGATCGAACAGCTCAAGAAGACCCAGGAGGCCTACCTGGTCTCCCTCGCGAGCGGCGAGTACGGCGAGGACTACTTCCGGAACCGGGCCCGGATCGGGAAGCTCCATGACCTCCTGGAGATGCCGATGAAACAGTACATCGGTCAGTACGGGGTCTACTACAACCTCCTGGTGCCACTCGTCACAGACCGCATCCAGGATCGGGTCGAAACGGCAGTCCAGGAGGAACTCCCGGACGAAGTCGACGACGAGGCCGTCAACGCGGCCATCGAGGCCGCAAATGGAGCCGTCGAGGAGGGCGTGAACGAACTTCACTCGATCCTGAAGCTCATCGATCTGGACATGCAGGTCGTCGCGGACACCTACATTCACTCCTACACCGAAACGCTCGACGAGACGATCGAGCGCCAGCGATCCGTCGCCACCGAGGTCCAGAGTGCCATCGACGAACTCGCGGCGGCCGCGGACACCGTCGCGGGCAGTACCAACGAGATCAGCGGGCTGGCCGACGACCAGCGGGACAACATGGACCAGATCGCCGGCGAGGTGTCGAACCTCTCGGCCACGATCGAGGAGGTCGCCTCCAGCGCGAACACCGTCGCATCCCAGAGCCAGGACGCAAAGGAGATGGCCGAAACGGGCCAGGAGACCGGCGAACACGCCCGGGAGGTCATGGAGGCGGTCAACGAGGCCAGCGAACAGGTCCAGCGGGACGTGTCCGAACTCCAGCGGACCGTCGAGGAGATCGACGAGATCGTCACGGTCATCAACGACATTGCGGACCAGACGAACCTCCTTGCACTCAACGCGAACATCGAAGCGGCCCGGGCCGGCGAGGCTGGGTCGGGCTTTGCGGTCGTGGCTGACGAGGTCAAGTCCCTGGCCGAGGAATCCCAGCAACAGGCCGGCGAAATCGAATCGATGATCGAGGACATCCGGGCGAACACGAACGAGACCGTCGACAGCCTCGAATCGACCCGGGAACAGATCCAGCAGGGGGTCGCGGAAGTGGACGAGTCCATCGACATGCTCGATGAGATCGCGACGCTGGTTTCCGATACTGTCGCGGGCATCGAAGAGGTCTCGGCGGCGACCGACGAGCAGGCCGCGAGTGCCGAGGAGATCGCCGCGATGGTCGATCAGGCCCGGGAGAAAGCCGACGACGTGGCGACCGAAACTGAGGACGTGGCCGCCAGCACCGAGGAACAGGCCGCGAGCGTCCAGGAGATCCAAGATTCGGTCTCGCGACTTGAAGCTGAGGGGGAGTAG
- the cobT gene encoding nicotinate-nucleotide--dimethylbenzimidazole phosphoribosyltransferase — translation MEIDIPPLSETAMDQARKRQQNLTKPPGSLGRLETFSVEIAGITDEPTPKLEEAVIATVAGDHGVVAEGVSAFPQDVTAQMVANFAHGGAGVNALANTVDARNLIVDAGVAAAEYPGMDSVVVDKVGNGTDNIATGAAMSRADAEAAIEVGRSVVAEHAPEADIIGLGDMGIANTTPSAAVTAAITGHPPEAVTDHGSGIDEETFERKVAVVERALENDAPDPDDGIDVLRSVGGFEIGALAGIALEGASRRTPIVVDGFITGAGALVAAQIEPAVTDYLLPSHSSVESGHAIQHEALGLDPLFDLDLRLGEGTGAALGIAVYKGACATLREMATFEEAGVSN, via the coding sequence ATGGAGATCGACATCCCACCGCTTTCAGAGACCGCGATGGATCAGGCCCGAAAGCGACAGCAGAACCTGACGAAGCCGCCGGGAAGCCTCGGTCGACTGGAGACATTCTCCGTCGAGATCGCCGGTATCACGGACGAGCCGACCCCCAAACTGGAGGAGGCGGTGATCGCCACAGTTGCCGGAGATCACGGGGTCGTGGCGGAGGGCGTCAGCGCCTTCCCGCAGGACGTGACCGCCCAGATGGTCGCGAACTTCGCTCACGGCGGGGCCGGCGTGAACGCCCTCGCGAACACCGTCGACGCGAGAAACCTCATCGTCGACGCGGGCGTGGCCGCGGCGGAGTACCCGGGAATGGACTCCGTCGTCGTCGACAAAGTCGGAAACGGCACGGACAATATCGCGACGGGAGCGGCGATGTCACGGGCGGACGCCGAAGCCGCGATCGAGGTCGGCCGCTCGGTCGTCGCCGAACACGCCCCTGAGGCCGACATTATCGGCCTGGGCGACATGGGTATCGCGAACACGACCCCCAGCGCGGCGGTCACGGCCGCCATCACCGGCCACCCCCCGGAAGCGGTGACCGACCACGGCTCCGGGATCGACGAGGAGACCTTCGAGCGGAAGGTGGCAGTGGTCGAGCGGGCCCTGGAGAACGATGCCCCGGATCCGGACGACGGCATCGACGTGCTTCGCTCCGTCGGCGGGTTCGAGATCGGCGCGCTGGCCGGGATCGCCCTCGAAGGGGCGAGCCGCCGGACCCCGATCGTGGTCGACGGATTCATCACGGGGGCTGGCGCGCTCGTGGCCGCCCAGATCGAGCCCGCGGTGACCGACTACCTCCTGCCCTCCCACAGTTCAGTCGAGTCCGGGCACGCGATTCAACACGAGGCCCTGGGGCTCGATCCGCTTTTCGACCTCGACCTGCGGCTGGGAGAGGGAACGGGCGCCGCCCTCGGGATTGCGGTCTACAAGGGCGCGTGTGCCACGCTTCGAGAGATGGCGACCTTCGAAGAGGCCGGCGTCTCGAACTGA
- a CDS encoding SDR family NAD(P)-dependent oxidoreductase, whose product MRGIQDSVAIVTGASSGIGRAAAKRFAEEGASVVAADVDVDGGNETVEQITEAGGEAVFVQADVTNEGDIQAVVDTAVDTYGGLDIAYNNAGIEGPNEATTDQTLEGWDRVVDINLRGVFLGMRAEIPAMMESGGGAIVNTASIAGILGFPNLAPYVASKHGVVGLTKTAAVEFSADGVRINAVLPGVIETPMVARTKEEDPEQIEGTIAATPIDRLGQPEEIAAAAVWLASEDASFVTGESLVVDGGFSVQ is encoded by the coding sequence ATGAGGGGAATTCAAGACAGCGTCGCGATCGTCACCGGAGCGAGTTCAGGAATCGGCCGGGCCGCAGCCAAGCGGTTCGCCGAAGAGGGCGCCTCGGTCGTCGCGGCCGACGTGGACGTGGATGGGGGGAACGAGACAGTCGAACAGATCACCGAGGCGGGCGGGGAGGCCGTGTTCGTCCAGGCTGATGTCACCAACGAGGGGGACATCCAGGCGGTGGTAGACACCGCCGTCGACACCTACGGTGGCCTCGACATCGCATACAACAACGCCGGCATCGAGGGGCCGAACGAGGCAACGACTGACCAGACCCTGGAAGGCTGGGACCGGGTCGTCGACATCAACCTCCGGGGAGTCTTCCTCGGCATGCGTGCCGAGATCCCCGCGATGATGGAAAGCGGTGGTGGGGCTATCGTCAACACCGCGTCGATCGCCGGCATCCTGGGCTTCCCCAACCTCGCACCGTACGTCGCGAGCAAGCACGGCGTGGTTGGCCTGACAAAGACCGCCGCCGTCGAGTTCAGTGCCGACGGGGTCCGGATAAACGCGGTACTGCCGGGTGTCATCGAGACGCCGATGGTCGCCCGTACCAAAGAGGAGGACCCGGAACAGATCGAGGGAACGATCGCCGCCACCCCGATCGATCGACTGGGCCAACCCGAAGAGATCGCGGCCGCGGCCGTCTGGCTGGCTTCCGAGGACGCCTCGTTTGTCACCGGCGAATCACTCGTCGTCGACGGCGGCTTCTCCGTCCAGTAG